A genomic region of Brevibacillus sp. JNUCC-41 contains the following coding sequences:
- a CDS encoding S8 family peptidase, with amino-acid sequence MPNVQLVPFQVEGITETTSEVPRGIKMIRARSIWREGFKGENIVVAVIDSGCQSDHPDLVGQIIGGYNFTEDYYGDPFNFADNNGHGTHVSGTIAAAENGFGVVGAAPKAKLLVLKVLNGSGEGTTESITSAINYAVNWTGPKGEKVRVISMSLGGPDDDPVLHSSIINAVQSNIMVVCAAGNEGDGNAGTNEYSYPAAYEEVVAVGSVNLRERISRFSNSNGEVDLVAPGEKIVSTFPGNQFAVLSGTSMAVPHVSGAVALLINKFETKLGRKLTEVEEFNELLNNTVSLGKPKTQEGHGMLKLNHQKLENIKKVLREFT; translated from the coding sequence TTGCCAAATGTTCAATTAGTACCCTTCCAAGTAGAAGGAATAACAGAAACCACTTCGGAAGTTCCAAGAGGTATTAAAATGATTCGTGCACGCTCTATTTGGAGAGAAGGGTTTAAGGGTGAGAACATTGTAGTAGCCGTAATCGATTCAGGATGCCAATCAGATCACCCTGATTTAGTTGGTCAAATTATTGGAGGATATAATTTCACGGAAGATTATTATGGTGATCCCTTCAATTTTGCCGATAATAACGGACATGGGACTCATGTCAGCGGAACCATTGCAGCAGCAGAAAATGGTTTTGGAGTTGTAGGTGCAGCACCTAAAGCGAAGTTGCTGGTACTTAAGGTTTTAAATGGATCAGGAGAAGGAACAACAGAAAGCATTACTTCCGCTATTAATTACGCTGTCAATTGGACAGGCCCTAAAGGTGAAAAAGTACGGGTTATCTCTATGTCATTAGGGGGACCGGATGATGACCCGGTCTTACATTCGTCGATTATAAACGCCGTTCAATCTAATATAATGGTCGTGTGTGCCGCGGGTAATGAAGGTGATGGAAATGCAGGAACAAACGAGTACAGTTATCCAGCTGCATACGAGGAAGTTGTGGCAGTAGGCTCAGTTAACCTGCGTGAACGTATATCAAGATTTAGTAATTCTAATGGTGAAGTGGATTTAGTGGCACCAGGGGAGAAAATTGTATCAACCTTTCCTGGTAACCAATTTGCCGTCTTATCAGGTACATCCATGGCAGTACCACATGTGTCAGGGGCTGTTGCGCTTTTGATAAATAAATTTGAAACAAAACTTGGCCGTAAGTTAACAGAGGTAGAAGAATTTAATGAACTCTTAAATAATACAGTTTCACTGGGCAAACCAAAGACTCAAGAAGGGCATGGAATGCTGAAACTAAATCACCAGAAATTAGAAAATATTAAAAAGGTTTTAAGGGAGTTTACTTAA
- a CDS encoding metal-sensitive transcriptional regulator, which produces MLNGSKDSVNEEECCTTSSHGRKSHHSEAVKKNLTTRLNRIEGQIRGIKGLIEKDTYCDDVITQIAATQSAMNSVAKILLEGHLRNCVVERLNEGDTEVIDEVLVTIQKLMKK; this is translated from the coding sequence ATGTTGAATGGTAGTAAAGATTCTGTAAATGAAGAAGAATGCTGTACGACTTCTTCCCACGGCCGAAAGAGTCATCACTCAGAAGCAGTAAAAAAGAATTTAACGACCCGGTTAAATCGAATTGAAGGTCAAATTCGAGGTATAAAGGGTCTTATTGAAAAAGATACGTATTGTGATGATGTGATTACCCAAATAGCAGCTACACAAAGTGCGATGAATAGTGTAGCCAAGATATTATTGGAAGGCCATCTAAGGAATTGTGTGGTCGAACGCCTGAATGAAGGGGATACAGAGGTTATAGATGAAGTGCTAGTAACGATACAAAAATTAATGAAAAAATAA
- the copZ gene encoding copper chaperone CopZ, translating into MENVTLSVSGMSCGHCVNAVEGNVGKLAGVESVKVHLEAGKVDVAFDKEKVSLEKIKETIDDQGYDVE; encoded by the coding sequence ATGGAAAATGTAACATTGAGTGTAAGTGGAATGTCTTGTGGTCATTGTGTAAATGCAGTTGAAGGGAATGTAGGAAAACTTGCAGGTGTTGAAAGCGTAAAAGTGCATTTGGAAGCAGGAAAAGTAGATGTAGCGTTTGATAAGGAAAAAGTATCACTTGAGAAAATAAAAGAAACAATTGATGATCAAGGCTACGATGTCGAATAA
- a CDS encoding heavy metal translocating P-type ATPase yields MSGQIKETTMQITGMTCAACANRIEKGLNRMEGVEEATVNLALEKSVIKYDTEKLSNKDFEKKIQDLGYDVVKEKKEFTITGMTCAACANRIEKGLNKLDGVSMANVNLALDNATVEYDPSEASPVDIIKRVEKLGYGAIIKEDNPESVDFRQKEIQKQKNTFIFSVILSFPLLWAMVSHFSFTSFIYMPDFLMNPWVQMAFATPVQFLIGKQFYVGAYKALKNKSANMDVLVAMGTSAAYFYSVYQAIISMGSHHNTAQLYFETSSILITLILLGKLFEAKAKGRSSEAIKKLMGLQAKTALVLRNGEEREIPLEEVIVGDTILVKPGEKIPVDGEVVEGNSAVDESMLTGESIPVDKTNGDTVIGSTLNKNGFLKMKATKIGRDTALSQIIKVVEDAQGSKAPIQRLADQISGVFVPIVVGIALLTFLVWMIWVNPGEFTPAFEAMIAVLVIACPCALGLATPTSIMAGSGRAAEFGILFKGGEHLESTHHIDTVILDKTGTVTNGAPVLTDVLIENGMEEEQFLSLIGAAEKQSEHPLAQSIVQGIQARQISLAAIEEFEAIPGYGVRAVVDQKVLYVGTRKLMKQNNVDITKALTAMEAFEEQGKTAMLASIEGEYAGLIAVADTIKDTSQTAIERLKAMDIQVIMITGDNQRTANAIGHQVGIDQVIAEVLPEGKAEEVKKLQAAGKKVAMVGDGINDAPALALADIGMAIGTGTDVAMEAADITLIRGDLNSIADAILMSRKTMRNIKQNLFWAFAYNVIGIPIAAIGLLAPWLAGAAMAFSSVSVVLNALRLQRVKL; encoded by the coding sequence ATGAGCGGCCAAATAAAAGAAACAACCATGCAGATTACAGGTATGACTTGCGCTGCCTGTGCTAACCGGATTGAAAAAGGGTTAAACCGAATGGAAGGCGTTGAGGAAGCCACCGTTAATTTGGCACTTGAGAAATCGGTCATTAAATATGATACGGAAAAATTAAGTAACAAGGATTTTGAAAAGAAAATTCAAGATCTTGGCTATGATGTAGTTAAAGAGAAAAAAGAATTTACGATTACAGGCATGACTTGCGCTGCTTGCGCTAACAGAATTGAAAAAGGGTTAAATAAGCTGGATGGAGTAAGCATGGCCAATGTGAACCTTGCGCTTGATAATGCGACAGTCGAATATGATCCTTCCGAAGCCTCCCCAGTGGATATCATTAAACGGGTGGAGAAATTAGGGTATGGGGCAATCATCAAGGAAGATAACCCGGAATCAGTGGATTTCCGTCAAAAAGAAATTCAAAAACAAAAGAATACATTCATTTTTTCTGTCATATTATCATTTCCATTGTTATGGGCGATGGTAAGCCATTTTAGTTTTACTTCGTTTATTTATATGCCTGATTTCCTCATGAACCCTTGGGTGCAAATGGCATTCGCCACCCCCGTGCAATTTCTGATTGGAAAGCAGTTTTATGTTGGGGCTTATAAAGCCTTGAAAAATAAAAGTGCCAATATGGATGTATTAGTCGCAATGGGAACATCCGCTGCTTATTTTTACAGTGTTTATCAGGCGATCATCTCGATGGGATCCCATCACAATACGGCACAGCTTTATTTCGAAACTAGTTCGATTCTTATCACCCTCATTCTTTTAGGGAAGCTTTTTGAAGCAAAAGCAAAAGGGCGTTCTTCCGAAGCCATCAAAAAATTGATGGGGCTTCAGGCCAAAACGGCACTGGTGTTAAGGAACGGGGAAGAACGTGAAATACCACTTGAGGAAGTCATCGTGGGAGATACGATTTTGGTGAAGCCGGGTGAAAAGATTCCTGTCGATGGTGAAGTAGTCGAAGGGAACTCTGCCGTTGATGAATCCATGTTAACGGGTGAGAGCATTCCGGTGGATAAAACAAACGGGGATACTGTGATCGGTTCAACATTGAATAAGAATGGTTTTCTCAAAATGAAAGCGACAAAGATCGGCAGGGATACAGCTCTATCTCAAATCATAAAAGTGGTCGAAGATGCTCAAGGGTCCAAAGCTCCGATCCAACGTCTTGCTGACCAAATTTCCGGTGTCTTCGTTCCAATTGTTGTCGGAATCGCCCTTTTAACTTTTCTGGTTTGGATGATATGGGTTAACCCTGGAGAATTCACACCAGCTTTTGAGGCGATGATTGCAGTGCTAGTCATAGCTTGTCCATGTGCTTTAGGTCTGGCCACTCCCACATCCATCATGGCAGGATCAGGTCGGGCCGCTGAATTCGGTATTTTATTTAAAGGCGGAGAACACTTGGAGTCCACACACCATATAGATACAGTCATTTTGGATAAAACGGGAACAGTGACAAATGGTGCCCCTGTGCTGACCGATGTCCTCATCGAGAACGGTATGGAAGAAGAACAGTTTTTATCTCTAATCGGCGCAGCTGAAAAACAATCTGAACACCCTCTTGCGCAATCGATCGTTCAAGGAATTCAAGCAAGACAGATATCACTTGCTGCTATTGAGGAATTTGAAGCGATTCCAGGATACGGTGTGAGAGCTGTAGTGGATCAAAAAGTGTTGTACGTCGGAACGCGTAAATTGATGAAGCAAAATAACGTGGATATTACTAAGGCCCTAACAGCGATGGAAGCATTTGAAGAGCAAGGGAAGACAGCAATGCTCGCTAGCATTGAAGGTGAATATGCAGGACTCATTGCCGTTGCCGATACTATAAAAGATACCTCGCAAACGGCGATTGAAAGGTTGAAAGCAATGGATATCCAGGTCATCATGATAACCGGGGATAATCAAAGGACAGCAAATGCCATCGGCCATCAAGTGGGCATTGACCAAGTGATTGCAGAAGTCCTTCCTGAAGGGAAAGCGGAAGAAGTGAAGAAACTGCAGGCCGCCGGTAAAAAAGTGGCAATGGTGGGGGATGGGATAAATGATGCTCCCGCGCTGGCACTAGCCGATATAGGAATGGCTATAGGAACCGGGACGGACGTAGCCATGGAAGCTGCCGATATCACTTTGATCCGGGGTGATTTGAACAGTATTGCAGATGCAATCCTCATGAGCCGGAAAACGATGCGGAATATCAAACAAAACCTATTCTGGGCTTTTGCCTATAACGTGATCGGGATACCAATTGCGGCAATCGGACTGCTTGCCCCCTGGTTAGCTGGTGCTGCCATGGCTTTCAGTTCTGTATCAGTCGTATTGAATGCCCTTCGCCTTCAACGGGTAAAGCTCTAA
- a CDS encoding DinB family protein — MNRARKMYDYHVWANQQVFQNLKQLPDTVFSDTIKSVFPSIKEVLVHLYATDITWLEIMKGSTVQDTFMKVEQRRKEVDGVSIHELESHFDELAKDYYDFLASQPDLERTIVTEHPKLGACEFILADLIHHVVNHGTYHRGNVSAMLHQQGERGAPTDYVFYCLK; from the coding sequence ATGAACCGTGCAAGGAAAATGTATGATTACCACGTGTGGGCTAATCAGCAAGTATTCCAAAACCTAAAACAATTACCTGACACAGTCTTTAGCGACACGATAAAAAGTGTCTTTCCGTCCATCAAGGAAGTCCTTGTTCACCTTTACGCAACAGATATTACCTGGCTGGAGATAATGAAAGGAAGCACCGTTCAAGATACTTTTATGAAAGTTGAACAACGGAGAAAAGAAGTGGACGGAGTCTCAATACATGAACTAGAATCCCACTTTGATGAACTTGCAAAGGATTATTATGATTTTCTTGCTTCCCAGCCTGACCTTGAACGGACCATTGTAACCGAACATCCCAAATTGGGGGCATGTGAGTTTATACTTGCCGACCTCATCCATCATGTAGTGAATCATGGGACCTACCATCGCGGTAATGTATCAGCGATGCTCCATCAACAAGGCGAGCGTGGCGCACCAACCGATTATGTATTTTATTGTTTAAAATAA
- a CDS encoding patatin-like phospholipase family protein translates to MKADAVFEGGGVRGIAFIGAIQAMEEEKVEWERLAGTSAGALIAALLASGYKSHEIRERYSEINYSKMRGRTLLNRIPILGVFLELNVHLGIFKNDYLETWVDSLLSEKGIKTFADLPDGKLKIIASDVSNGQMLILPDDLERYGMSPADLKVSTAVMMSASLPFFFRPVIWKSKDRKKSYILDGGLLSNFPIWIFDTDNPRFPTFGFHFVKDEVNIDPVIPTPIHLFKNIFKTMLQAHDLRHMNEETIERTIQIPTGGINATDFELSEEEIDFLYQSGYTSAKEFLSEWDFEQYKHKRMQRVKNK, encoded by the coding sequence ATGAAAGCAGATGCCGTTTTTGAAGGTGGGGGTGTCAGGGGAATTGCTTTTATTGGAGCGATACAAGCAATGGAAGAGGAAAAAGTAGAATGGGAGAGACTTGCTGGGACATCAGCAGGAGCATTAATCGCAGCTCTTTTGGCTAGTGGCTATAAAAGCCATGAAATTAGAGAGCGGTATAGTGAAATCAACTATTCGAAGATGCGAGGCAGGACATTACTGAATCGTATTCCCATTTTGGGCGTATTTTTGGAACTTAATGTTCATCTTGGGATTTTTAAAAATGACTATTTGGAAACATGGGTGGATTCTCTTCTTTCAGAAAAAGGGATTAAGACATTCGCGGATCTTCCAGATGGAAAGTTGAAGATAATTGCGTCTGATGTTTCGAATGGTCAGATGCTTATTTTGCCAGATGATTTGGAACGCTATGGGATGTCTCCTGCTGATTTAAAAGTTTCAACTGCCGTAATGATGAGTGCCTCCCTACCATTTTTCTTCCGTCCGGTTATTTGGAAATCAAAAGACCGGAAAAAATCCTACATTTTAGATGGTGGTTTACTTAGTAACTTCCCAATATGGATTTTCGATACAGACAATCCTCGCTTTCCAACATTCGGATTCCATTTTGTGAAAGATGAAGTTAACATAGATCCGGTTATACCAACGCCAATCCACCTTTTCAAAAATATATTTAAAACGATGCTTCAAGCCCATGATTTACGACATATGAACGAAGAAACGATTGAACGAACGATTCAAATTCCTACTGGCGGCATCAACGCAACGGACTTTGAACTGAGTGAGGAAGAAATCGACTTTCTCTATCAGTCAGGCTATACTTCTGCAAAAGAATTTTTGTCTGAGTGGGATTTTGAACAATATAAGCACAAACGGATGCAAAGAGTAAAAAATAAGTAG
- a CDS encoding MFS transporter, which translates to MEAKMETKQEKPLNIGRKFRWTVVIWLLIGGIINYLDRANLSIAAPEMMKDLGLSVTEIGLLGTFFSWSYALMQLPSGWLIDRFGTKKVYTIALIWWSGATILTGAVHKMSSFIAARILLGVGEAPCFPTMAKITSYWFPKKERGLATGIWDSSSKWGPAIAPPILVFIMVTFGWRALFYITGVIGIIFAIGFVIFYKNPEKSQKLSKEEFDYIKSEGGGVEQGIQSSKIKWGSLFKYRSVWGMILGFFCTIWIWNIFLVFLPLYLFDVHHVSLKEMGIYAGIPWLGGIFGNIFGGYLTKKWVDKGITTPIKAKRALISVCAISAAIVVCAVPLVKGLAITLTLLTLALCFISAITGSAWALAGDIAPPSMVASVGAIQNFGGYFGGAFSPVVAGMIVDATGSYSLAFISGGLIAGCAAICYWFIVKHPIQE; encoded by the coding sequence ATGGAAGCAAAAATGGAAACAAAGCAAGAAAAGCCATTGAATATTGGCCGGAAATTTCGATGGACCGTCGTCATCTGGTTATTGATTGGGGGAATAATCAACTATCTAGATCGGGCTAACCTCTCCATCGCAGCTCCCGAAATGATGAAGGATCTCGGACTAAGCGTTACCGAAATCGGGTTATTGGGAACCTTTTTTTCTTGGAGTTATGCATTAATGCAGCTTCCTTCCGGCTGGCTGATTGATCGGTTCGGGACCAAAAAGGTGTATACAATTGCTCTGATTTGGTGGAGCGGTGCGACCATTTTAACCGGAGCCGTTCATAAAATGAGTTCATTTATTGCTGCACGGATTTTACTTGGAGTGGGAGAAGCACCGTGTTTTCCGACGATGGCTAAGATCACTTCGTATTGGTTTCCAAAAAAAGAACGAGGTTTGGCAACTGGAATTTGGGATTCTTCGTCCAAATGGGGACCAGCCATTGCACCGCCAATTCTCGTTTTCATCATGGTGACTTTTGGGTGGAGAGCGCTGTTTTATATAACGGGTGTGATCGGCATCATCTTTGCGATCGGTTTTGTTATTTTTTATAAAAATCCTGAAAAAAGCCAAAAACTTTCCAAGGAGGAATTTGATTACATTAAGTCGGAAGGCGGTGGAGTGGAGCAAGGCATTCAATCATCAAAAATAAAATGGGGTTCGTTATTTAAATATCGAAGCGTGTGGGGGATGATTCTGGGCTTCTTCTGTACCATTTGGATCTGGAATATTTTCCTTGTCTTCCTTCCCCTTTATTTGTTTGATGTTCATCATGTTTCACTTAAAGAAATGGGTATATATGCTGGTATTCCTTGGCTTGGCGGAATCTTTGGCAATATTTTCGGAGGATATCTTACTAAAAAATGGGTGGACAAGGGAATTACTACACCTATTAAAGCAAAGCGTGCCTTAATCAGTGTATGTGCCATCTCGGCCGCTATCGTTGTATGTGCAGTTCCACTTGTCAAAGGGCTCGCCATCACCTTAACATTACTGACCCTTGCTCTTTGTTTTATTTCTGCCATTACAGGCAGTGCGTGGGCACTTGCCGGTGACATTGCTCCTCCTTCCATGGTTGCTTCCGTAGGTGCAATTCAGAATTTTGGCGGTTATTTTGGCGGAGCCTTTTCCCCTGTTGTGGCAGGCATGATAGTGGATGCAACTGGTTCGTACTCTCTCGCCTTTATATCTGGCGGGTTAATCGCCGGATGCGCCGCAATCTGTTATTGGTTCATTGTAAAACATCCTATTCAAGAATAG
- a CDS encoding 2-hydroxyacid dehydrogenase: MMPKVYIARPVPPEVEAFISKYCQYEKWNGPEPITRSQLLKEISDVEGLLITGEKIDDELLDHAPCLKTVSNISVGYNNFDLEAMKKRSIIGTNTPDVLNETVADLALALMLSTARRIPELDKLVKDGKWGKKGDEPLFGVDVHGKTLGIIGMGRIGESIARRCKFGFNMEVLYYNRRRKSEVEETLSTTYSSLEHLLRESDFVLLMVPYTPETRHLLGREQFALMKKSAIFINTSRGQTVDEKALIEALQNKEILAAGLDVFEQEPVSPDNPLLAMPNVVTLPHIGSATYQTRFDMAMLAAKNLVAAVSGREVSNVVPELKGLQSLNSEKSLTHRKY, from the coding sequence TTGATGCCAAAAGTGTATATAGCAAGACCGGTACCGCCCGAGGTAGAGGCATTTATTTCGAAGTATTGCCAGTATGAAAAATGGAACGGCCCTGAACCAATCACCAGAAGCCAGCTGTTAAAGGAAATTTCCGATGTGGAGGGACTGCTCATCACCGGAGAAAAAATAGATGATGAATTACTGGACCATGCACCATGTCTAAAGACTGTCAGCAATATCTCGGTAGGCTACAACAACTTTGATCTAGAGGCAATGAAAAAGAGAAGCATAATCGGTACAAATACACCTGATGTTCTCAATGAAACCGTGGCTGATTTAGCTTTAGCTTTAATGCTCTCCACCGCCCGGCGTATTCCGGAACTGGACAAGCTTGTAAAGGATGGCAAGTGGGGGAAAAAAGGCGATGAACCCCTCTTTGGCGTTGATGTTCATGGAAAAACATTGGGCATCATCGGTATGGGGAGAATTGGTGAATCTATTGCAAGACGATGCAAATTCGGTTTTAACATGGAAGTTTTGTATTATAATCGGCGAAGAAAATCCGAAGTGGAGGAAACGCTCAGTACAACCTACTCCTCTTTAGAGCACCTTTTACGGGAATCCGATTTCGTCCTTTTAATGGTCCCTTATACTCCGGAGACAAGGCATCTTTTGGGACGGGAGCAATTCGCACTGATGAAAAAATCCGCGATCTTCATCAATACATCCCGCGGTCAGACGGTGGACGAAAAGGCCCTCATTGAAGCACTGCAAAATAAGGAAATCCTTGCAGCCGGTTTGGATGTATTTGAACAGGAACCCGTATCGCCTGACAATCCGCTTTTAGCCATGCCGAACGTGGTTACCCTGCCGCATATAGGTTCAGCTACTTATCAAACACGATTTGACATGGCCATGCTTGCGGCGAAGAACCTCGTTGCAGCGGTTTCCGGAAGGGAGGTAAGCAATGTTGTCCCTGAATTGAAAGGGCTTCAGTCACTAAATAGTGAAAAATCATTAACACATAGAAAATATTAG
- a CDS encoding aspartyl-phosphate phosphatase Spo0E family protein: MEELNEKIEILRKELISTGMIYGFTAPTTLYKSQELDKLLNLLKK; encoded by the coding sequence ATGGAAGAATTAAATGAAAAAATTGAGATATTGAGGAAAGAGTTAATATCTACAGGAATGATTTATGGTTTTACAGCCCCAACAACATTATATAAAAGCCAGGAACTAGATAAACTGTTGAATTTACTTAAGAAGTGA
- a CDS encoding alkaline phosphatase D family protein, with translation MNNERAMDDLIKNWSELGKNMDRRNFIQGASKLAGLSLGLALAQSMGGIEVNAAPKFSDYPFTLGVASGDPLSDSVVLWTRLAPDPLNGGGMPKEAISVKWEVAKDENFRKIVQQGKEIARPELGHSVHVEVSGLKPDKVYFYRFKSGGEVSQTGKTKTLPPIGSSVSSLSFAFVSCQQFEHGYYTAYKHLAKEDLDIVFHLGDYIYEYGPNEYVSSSGNVRVHSGPEIITLEDYRNRYAQYRSDTHLKAAHAAFPWVVTWDDHEVENNYANVIPEKGQSVEAFIKRRAAAYQAYYEHMPLRKSSLPKGADMRLYRNFTYGDLASFFVLDSRQYRDDQANGDGSSPQTPESLDPKRTLLGPEQEQWLTDNLSRSNTKWNVLPQQIFFAQRNYGTPTAPKFSMDSWDGYPAARDRLIDVIKRNNLENLVVLTGDVHASWAANLKADFDDPNSKIFGVEFVGTSITSGGNGADKRADTDKILSQNPHIKFFNDYRGYVRCKVTPEQWKADYRVVPFVTEPGADISTRASFVFDKDQTGLRKVASAAVMEGVQKTNEVEEDRTRAHNRAHEKQRMKKQGKMIN, from the coding sequence ATGAATAATGAAAGAGCAATGGATGATTTAATTAAGAATTGGAGCGAATTAGGTAAGAACATGGACCGCCGAAACTTTATCCAGGGAGCAAGTAAGCTTGCCGGACTTTCATTAGGTCTTGCCCTTGCCCAATCAATGGGTGGCATTGAAGTGAATGCTGCCCCGAAATTCAGTGATTATCCATTTACTCTCGGTGTAGCTTCAGGTGATCCGCTTTCTGACAGTGTAGTTTTATGGACAAGGTTGGCACCTGATCCGTTGAATGGCGGAGGAATGCCAAAAGAAGCCATTTCCGTTAAATGGGAAGTGGCAAAGGATGAGAATTTCAGAAAGATTGTCCAGCAAGGCAAGGAAATAGCCAGGCCGGAACTTGGCCACTCCGTTCATGTGGAAGTAAGCGGGTTAAAACCTGATAAGGTCTATTTTTACCGTTTTAAAAGCGGAGGGGAAGTAAGTCAGACTGGGAAAACGAAAACACTTCCGCCAATAGGTTCAAGTGTATCGAGCTTGTCATTCGCGTTTGTTTCATGCCAGCAATTTGAGCATGGTTATTATACGGCCTATAAACATTTGGCAAAAGAAGATTTGGATATTGTCTTTCACCTTGGCGATTATATATATGAATATGGACCAAATGAATATGTTTCTTCTTCAGGTAATGTACGTGTACATAGTGGTCCAGAAATCATCACGCTTGAGGATTATCGTAATAGGTACGCACAATACCGCTCTGATACCCATTTAAAAGCGGCACACGCAGCTTTCCCATGGGTCGTGACTTGGGATGATCATGAAGTTGAAAACAATTATGCAAATGTCATCCCGGAAAAAGGACAATCCGTAGAAGCATTCATCAAGAGAAGGGCCGCCGCCTATCAAGCTTACTATGAGCATATGCCCCTTCGTAAATCATCTTTGCCCAAGGGAGCGGATATGCGGTTATACAGAAATTTCACATATGGCGATCTGGCCTCTTTCTTTGTATTGGACTCCCGTCAATACCGGGATGATCAGGCAAACGGCGATGGAAGTTCCCCGCAAACGCCTGAGTCACTTGATCCGAAACGGACATTGCTAGGTCCAGAGCAGGAACAGTGGTTAACTGACAATCTATCAAGATCAAATACGAAGTGGAACGTTTTGCCTCAGCAGATTTTCTTTGCACAAAGGAATTATGGAACACCAACCGCTCCCAAATTCAGCATGGATTCCTGGGATGGATACCCGGCTGCTCGCGATCGTTTAATTGATGTAATCAAAAGAAACAATCTGGAAAATCTGGTCGTGTTGACGGGTGATGTACATGCAAGCTGGGCAGCCAACCTAAAGGCGGATTTCGATGATCCAAATTCAAAGATATTCGGTGTGGAGTTTGTCGGAACCTCCATCACATCTGGTGGAAATGGAGCGGATAAGCGTGCAGATACGGATAAAATACTAAGTCAGAATCCACATATAAAGTTCTTTAATGATTACCGGGGATATGTCCGTTGCAAAGTAACCCCAGAACAATGGAAGGCGGATTACCGAGTAGTCCCATTCGTGACAGAACCAGGTGCGGACATTTCGACAAGAGCATCCTTTGTTTTTGATAAGGATCAAACAGGGCTGCGAAAGGTTGCATCAGCAGCAGTTATGGAAGGTGTACAAAAAACGAACGAAGTCGAGGAAGATCGGACACGTGCCCATAATCGCGCACATGAAAAACAAAGAATGAAAAAGCAAGGGAAAATGATTAATTGA
- a CDS encoding twin-arginine translocase TatA/TatE family subunit yields the protein MLSNIGIPGLVIVLVIALIIFGPSKLPEIGRAFGRTLSEFKSATKGLVNDSEKEDENENKAALRAVKKEG from the coding sequence ATGCTTTCAAATATAGGAATACCAGGTTTGGTGATTGTCCTCGTAATTGCACTGATTATTTTTGGACCGTCTAAGCTGCCGGAAATCGGCCGTGCCTTTGGCCGGACATTGTCCGAATTCAAAAGTGCAACAAAAGGATTGGTGAATGATTCAGAAAAAGAGGATGAAAACGAGAATAAAGCCGCATTAAGAGCTGTAAAAAAAGAAGGGTGA
- the tatC gene encoding twin-arginine translocase subunit TatC → MEELRSRIIKTLIGFLAFFIVSFIFVQDIYELLIKDLDGKLAVLGPSEILWVYMIIAAVCAIAATIPLAAYQLWRFVAPALKPEERRVTFRFIPGLFILFITGISFGYFVLFPIVLGFLTSLSAGQFEMMFTAEKYFRFMINLILPFGVLFEMPLVVMFLTRLGIINPTVLKKSRKISYFVLVVISVLITPPDIISDILVIVPLLVLYEVSVQLSNMVYRKRLMKDEAALPVT, encoded by the coding sequence ATGGAAGAGCTCCGAAGCAGAATCATTAAAACGCTGATAGGTTTTCTGGCTTTTTTCATAGTGAGTTTCATATTCGTACAGGATATTTATGAACTGCTCATTAAGGATTTGGATGGAAAGCTTGCTGTGCTCGGACCAAGTGAGATCCTATGGGTATACATGATTATCGCTGCGGTTTGTGCAATAGCTGCAACGATTCCGCTAGCAGCCTATCAGTTATGGCGTTTTGTGGCTCCAGCGCTGAAACCGGAAGAGAGAAGAGTTACATTTCGGTTCATACCCGGACTCTTCATTCTATTCATCACAGGTATCTCATTTGGATATTTTGTGTTGTTTCCAATCGTGCTGGGTTTCCTCACTTCCCTATCGGCCGGGCAGTTCGAGATGATGTTCACAGCGGAAAAGTATTTTCGGTTCATGATTAATTTGATCTTACCTTTCGGGGTTTTATTCGAGATGCCGCTTGTGGTCATGTTCCTGACCAGATTAGGCATCATCAATCCAACAGTGTTGAAAAAGTCTCGTAAGATTTCTTATTTCGTCCTGGTTGTCATCTCGGTCCTGATTACGCCTCCAGATATAATTTCGGACATTTTGGTCATCGTCCCTTTGCTTGTGCTTTATGAAGTGAGTGTACAGCTGTCCAATATGGTTTACCGAAAGAGGCTAATGAAAGATGAGGCAGCCTTACCTGTTACATGA